Proteins found in one Hemibagrus wyckioides isolate EC202008001 linkage group LG23, SWU_Hwy_1.0, whole genome shotgun sequence genomic segment:
- the armc1 gene encoding armadillo repeat-containing protein 1, with protein MSGEPDALAVVNQLRDLAADPLNRRAIVEDQGCLPGLILFLDHHNPQVVYSALLAVRYLAECRANREKLKAVLGMMLSLQNVMQKSTSPGETKLLASEIYEILQNSSNAEAEQAEAAASCRRKAQFFLGATNKRAKTVVLQIDGLDDPTRRSLCEEALLKIRGVISFTFQMAVKRCVVRIRSDLKAEALGTAIASTKLMKAQQVVKGEDGNEMVIPFQEDSDVEVEQNMDLPEYLPEDESPAQEQHKAVSRLGSMQDGVGWLSTAANFLSRSFYW; from the exons ATGAGCGGCGAGCCGGACGCCTTGGCTGTGGTCAACCAGCTCCGAGATTTAGCTGCTGACCCACTGAACAGGCGCGCTATTGTCGAAGATCAGGGCTGCTTGCCGGGCCTCATCCTCTTCCTCGATCACCACAACCCACAAGTCGTTTACTCTGCACTGCTG GCCGTGCGCTACCTGGCAGAATGCCGAGCCAACAGGGAGAAGCTGAAGGCCGTTCTGGGAATGATGCTGAGTCTGCAGAACGTCATGCAGAA GAGCACATCCCCAGGGGAGACCAAATTGCTGGCTTCAGAAATCTACGAGATCCTGCAGAACTCGAGCAACGCAGAGGCAGAGCAAGCCGAAGCGGCTGCCTCGTGCCGCCGTAAGGCTCAGTTCTTCCTGGGTGCCACCAATAAGCGAGCCAAGACCGTGGTGCTGCAGATCGACGGCTTGGACGACCCG ACACGGAGGAGTCTGTGTGAAGAGGCTTTGCTGAAAATCCGCGGGGTCATCAGCTTCACCTTCCAGATGGCCGTTAAGAGGTGTGTGGTCCGGATCCGCTCCGACCTGAAGGCCGAG gCTCTGGGAACCGCTATCGCATCAACCAAATTGATGAAGGCGCAGCAGGTGGTGAAGGGAGAAGACGGGAATGAG ATGGTAATCCCTTTTCAGGAGGATTCGGACGTGGAGGTGGAGCAGAACATGGACTTGCCGGAGTACCTCCCCGAGGACGAGAGCCCGGCTCAGGAGCAGCACAAGGCTGTGTCTCGTCTGGGCTCCATGCAGGACGGTGTGGGCTGGCTGAGCACCGCCGCCAACTTCCTGTCCCGCTCCTTCTACTGGTGA